One window of the Anaeromyxobacter dehalogenans 2CP-C genome contains the following:
- a CDS encoding PhoH family protein: MKKNFVLDTNVLLHDPRSIFGFGDNDVVIPIYVIEEVDNFKRDLSTLGRNARQVSRSLDEFRARGKLREGVPIGDAHGHLRVLVAEHKLPHGVGNGHTIDDQILAVALELAQREQDTPTVFVTKDTNLRIRADALGLHAEDYDVEGVVLDELWSGSSVLDVSPEDVNAFYAGGALPAEEGREPPPPNAFVVLRDRTNPQHSAVGKYSASKQAYVPLIKTPKEGVWGIRPRNKEQSFALDLLLNDEVRLVTIVGKAGTGKTLLAIAAGLQKTMEDGVYQKMLVSRPIFPLGRDLGYLPGSVEEKLNPWMQPIFDNVEYLMNLSRSEKKAGRGYHELLDLGILEIEPLTYIRGRSIPNQFIIVDEAQNLTPHEVKTIITRVGDGTKIVLTGDPYQIDNPYVDQTNNGLIHVVNRFMHERLAGHITLEKGERSPLAELAANLL; the protein is encoded by the coding sequence TTGAAAAAGAACTTCGTCCTCGACACCAACGTCCTGCTCCACGATCCGCGCAGCATCTTCGGCTTCGGAGACAACGACGTCGTCATCCCCATCTACGTGATCGAGGAGGTCGACAACTTCAAGCGCGACCTCTCGACGCTCGGCCGCAACGCGCGCCAGGTCTCGCGCTCGCTCGACGAGTTCCGCGCCCGGGGCAAGCTGCGCGAGGGCGTGCCCATCGGCGACGCCCACGGGCACCTCCGCGTGCTGGTGGCGGAGCACAAGCTCCCGCACGGCGTCGGGAACGGCCACACCATCGACGACCAGATCCTGGCGGTGGCGCTGGAGCTGGCGCAGCGCGAGCAGGACACCCCCACCGTCTTCGTCACCAAGGACACCAACCTCCGCATCCGCGCCGACGCGCTCGGGCTCCACGCCGAGGACTACGACGTCGAGGGCGTGGTGCTCGACGAGCTGTGGAGCGGCAGCTCGGTGCTGGACGTCTCGCCGGAGGACGTGAACGCGTTCTACGCGGGCGGCGCGCTGCCGGCGGAGGAGGGGCGCGAGCCGCCCCCGCCGAACGCGTTCGTGGTGCTGCGCGATCGCACCAACCCGCAGCACTCGGCGGTGGGGAAGTACAGCGCCTCGAAGCAGGCGTACGTGCCGCTCATCAAGACGCCGAAGGAGGGCGTCTGGGGGATCCGGCCGCGCAACAAGGAGCAGTCGTTCGCGCTCGACCTGCTGCTCAACGACGAGGTGCGCCTGGTCACCATCGTCGGCAAGGCCGGCACCGGCAAGACGCTGCTCGCCATCGCCGCCGGCCTGCAGAAGACCATGGAGGACGGCGTCTACCAGAAGATGCTGGTCTCCCGGCCGATCTTCCCGCTGGGCCGCGACCTCGGCTACCTGCCGGGCTCGGTGGAGGAGAAGCTCAACCCCTGGATGCAGCCGATCTTCGACAACGTCGAGTACCTCATGAACCTGTCGCGCTCGGAGAAGAAGGCCGGGCGCGGGTACCACGAGCTGCTCGACCTGGGCATCCTCGAGATCGAGCCGCTCACGTACATCCGCGGCCGCTCGATCCCCAACCAGTTCATCATCGTGGACGAGGCGCAGAACCTGACGCCGCACGAGGTGAAGACCATCATCACGCGCGTCGGCGACGGGACCAAGATCGTCCTCACCGGCGACCCGTACCAGATCGACAATCCCTACGTGGA